One genomic window of Euleptes europaea isolate rEulEur1 chromosome 8, rEulEur1.hap1, whole genome shotgun sequence includes the following:
- the LOC130481948 gene encoding cytochrome b-c1 complex subunit 7 gives MAARAPASAGGRLLEGLRKWYYNAAGFNKLGLMRDDTMYEDEDVKEALKRLPEDVYYARLFRIKRALDLSMRQQILPKEQWVKYEEDKYYLEPYLKEVIRERIEKEEWEKK, from the exons ATGGCGGCGAGGGCGCCTG CTTCAGCCGGTGGGCGTCTGCTTGAAGGTCTTCGCAAATGGTATTacaatgctgctggattcaataAGTTAG GTCTCATGAGAGATGACACCATGTACGAGGACGAAGATGTGAAGGAAGCACTGAAGAGGCTTCCCGAAGATGTGTACTATGCGAGATTATTTCGCATCAAAAGAGCATTAGACTTGAGCATGAGGCAACAAATTCTTCCCAAAGAACAGTGGGTAAAATACGAAGAG gaCAAATATTATCTGGAGCCATACCTGAAAGAAGTCATTCGAGAAAGAATCGAAAAGGAGGAGTGGGAGAAGAAGTAA